From the Spiroplasma chrysopicola DF-1 genome, one window contains:
- the gpmI gene encoding 2,3-bisphosphoglycerate-independent phosphoglycerate mutase, translated as MKVKQPILLAILDGWGIAPDSVGNAVTQAHMTNVLGLMEKYPWVKAHASGEWVGLPEGQMGNSEVGHIHLGAGRIKYESLTLINKAINDGTFNQNAEILAAIKFAKENNGAFHIMGLFSDGGVHSHIDHIFAAYRLAAQEGLTEIYLHAFGDGRDTKPECIKEYLEKFKVLQEQLKVGEIATIGGRYYAMDRDKKYDRVQVAYDVLVSHQGATFTDPIAYIDAEYAAGRNDEFLMPGYNVNTPTGYIKPGDGVLFANFRPDRAIAIASAITNPAFPGGESDKYFLPKVDNIYFVSMMKYADTVTSPHIAFQAIEVTNGLGEWLSKKGYQQLRIAETEKIAHVTFFFDGGKDYFKNGLATPEEITLPGSSLDLIASPKVATYDLMPEMSAYGITDKLIEELNKKEFDVIILNFANCDMVGHTGNLAAATKAVKVVDECLGKIYQAIKAVDGIMIITADHGNAEVMLDEEGGINKKHTSQLVPIIITKADLKLRQGEVGIANVAPTILDLIGEEIPAEMTQSSLIIK; from the coding sequence ATGAAGGTTAAACAACCAATTTTATTAGCAATTTTAGATGGGTGAGGAATTGCCCCAGATAGTGTTGGGAATGCGGTAACACAAGCGCATATGACAAATGTTTTAGGGTTAATGGAAAAATATCCATGAGTAAAAGCCCATGCGTCAGGGGAATGAGTCGGATTACCAGAGGGCCAAATGGGAAACTCAGAAGTTGGACATATTCACTTGGGTGCAGGAAGAATTAAATATGAATCATTAACTTTAATTAATAAAGCAATTAATGATGGGACATTTAATCAAAATGCGGAAATATTAGCAGCAATTAAGTTTGCGAAAGAAAATAATGGTGCTTTCCATATTATGGGACTATTTTCAGATGGTGGTGTGCATTCACACATTGACCATATTTTTGCAGCATATCGTTTAGCAGCCCAAGAAGGATTAACTGAGATTTATTTACATGCATTTGGTGATGGACGTGATACAAAACCAGAGTGTATTAAAGAATATCTTGAAAAATTTAAAGTGTTACAAGAACAATTAAAAGTTGGAGAAATTGCGACAATTGGTGGTCGTTATTATGCAATGGATCGTGATAAAAAATATGATCGTGTTCAAGTGGCATATGATGTTTTAGTATCCCATCAAGGAGCAACATTCACTGACCCAATTGCATATATTGATGCTGAATATGCGGCCGGGCGAAATGATGAATTTTTAATGCCTGGGTATAATGTTAATACTCCAACTGGTTATATTAAACCAGGGGATGGAGTTTTATTTGCTAATTTCCGCCCAGATCGAGCAATCGCAATTGCTTCAGCAATTACAAATCCTGCTTTTCCGGGGGGAGAAAGTGATAAATATTTTTTACCAAAAGTTGATAATATTTATTTTGTATCAATGATGAAATATGCTGACACAGTTACTTCACCTCATATTGCTTTTCAAGCAATTGAAGTTACTAATGGTTTAGGAGAATGATTAAGCAAAAAAGGATATCAACAATTACGAATTGCTGAAACTGAAAAAATTGCCCATGTGACATTCTTCTTTGATGGTGGGAAAGATTATTTTAAAAATGGTCTAGCAACCCCTGAAGAAATTACCCTTCCAGGGTCATCACTAGATTTAATTGCTTCACCAAAAGTAGCAACATATGATTTAATGCCAGAAATGTCAGCGTATGGGATTACTGATAAATTAATTGAAGAATTAAATAAAAAAGAATTTGATGTTATTATCTTAAACTTTGCTAACTGTGATATGGTTGGTCACACTGGTAATTTAGCAGCGGCAACAAAAGCAGTCAAAGTAGTTGATGAATGTTTAGGAAAAATTTATCAAGCAATTAAAGCAGTTGATGGAATTATGATTATTACTGCCGACCATGGTAACGCTGAGGTAATGTTGGACGAAGAAGGTGGCATAAATAAAAAGCATACTTCACAATTAGTACCAATTATTATTACAAAAGCTGATTTAAAACTTCGTCAAGGTGAAGTTGGGATTGCGAATGTTGCACCAACAATTCTTGATTTAATTGGAGAAGAAATTCCAGCGGAAATGACCCAGTCTTCATTAATTATTAAATAA
- a CDS encoding CPBP family intramembrane glutamic endopeptidase, with translation MDNYQKRAWYQVKPGLVDQASPFDFKLVSLKSVGYIFILTAIIGPFLINILLNYLFDHTATANLGALILSWIISGVGSYFVFSRTNDKMFRSGAIAFYLFYFVPAIVSLIFSLIIGSFLANLATEVKGLINIIVGMIGNGIAIGLTYYFCPQLFKKIKLTFKKDYLRVLIIVPIAIIAAFALNYLFGFIQGLITGGTSNNQESLVNGVDKWWYALALAIYTILLAPVIEEFACRHGIFSLVGDRWVALACSTIYFAGMHVSTSGDWEHIIGYLGGALALGSLFMITWGNVTYTILTHAGMNLISFILIVNHIN, from the coding sequence ATGGATAATTATCAAAAAAGAGCATGATATCAAGTTAAACCAGGACTAGTTGATCAAGCATCACCATTTGATTTTAAATTAGTATCATTAAAATCAGTCGGATATATTTTTATTTTAACGGCAATTATTGGACCATTTCTTATTAATATTTTACTAAATTATTTATTTGATCATACCGCTACAGCAAATTTAGGAGCTTTAATTTTATCATGAATTATTTCTGGGGTTGGTTCATATTTTGTTTTCAGCCGGACAAATGATAAAATGTTTCGTTCAGGAGCGATAGCTTTTTATTTATTTTATTTTGTTCCGGCAATTGTTAGTTTGATCTTTTCTCTTATTATTGGTTCATTTTTAGCTAATTTAGCAACGGAAGTTAAAGGGTTAATTAATATTATTGTTGGAATGATTGGAAATGGGATTGCGATTGGGTTAACTTATTATTTTTGTCCGCAACTTTTTAAAAAAATAAAGTTAACTTTTAAAAAAGATTATCTAAGAGTATTGATAATTGTTCCAATTGCTATTATTGCAGCTTTTGCTTTGAATTATTTATTTGGATTTATACAAGGATTAATTACTGGGGGAACTTCAAATAATCAAGAATCATTAGTTAATGGAGTTGATAAATGATGGTATGCATTAGCATTAGCAATTTATACGATTTTATTAGCACCAGTAATTGAAGAATTTGCTTGTCGACATGGTATTTTTAGTTTAGTTGGTGATCGATGAGTTGCTCTAGCTTGCTCAACAATTTATTTTGCTGGAATGCATGTTAGTACAAGTGGGGATTGAGAACATATTATTGGTTATTTAGGAGGAGCATTAGCTTTAGGAAGTTTATTTATGATAACATGAGGGAATGTTACATATACAATTCTAACGCATGCCGGAATGAACTTAATTTCCTTTATTTTAATAGTTAATCATATTAATTAA
- a CDS encoding alanine--tRNA ligase-related protein, with protein MDNTKINALWQNLKNDQNNGNFPVTIFNGYTKTSDHGTVIGLFNKDGKVINELTGVGFIIFDQTVFYALGGGQISDTGYLKQGTNLIPVYDLNKQIFKKVYVHLVDTGTVTIKINDVLEQEINTTRRNNLTKNHTAQHILSYTIEKFVNDGELTDSVLIKEESFLLAMNKTDNWLDVLLQARDKIITTFINHDIARIEHQMPIAEARALHLAHPSFEYDPIVRVVEFPAATIDLCGGTHVNNLNEISYFEIWDCWVDKKKVRMESSTNQVATVHYFSTWANNKIMELQQLLDRIKKIDPQFSYQLPVLTTPTTFVEKIALENKIKIIEQELTEISKEKNKLLIQKVNELEIEPIIEPISNNLNLVSFTVNDEILTLDLMRIKLNKFFQDYQNSLIYFNNPVLKYAYISFTKVNSVNFNLNQYFQANKTALNLTGGGTPFFLNITYQDNLDHFMETLLLEIKKS; from the coding sequence ATGGATAACACAAAAATTAATGCCTTATGGCAAAATCTGAAAAATGATCAAAATAACGGTAATTTCCCAGTAACAATCTTTAATGGTTATACTAAAACAAGTGACCATGGAACTGTAATTGGCTTATTTAACAAAGATGGCAAAGTAATTAATGAATTAACAGGAGTTGGTTTTATTATTTTCGATCAAACTGTTTTTTATGCTCTGGGGGGAGGACAAATCTCAGATACCGGGTATTTAAAACAAGGAACTAATTTAATTCCAGTTTATGATTTAAATAAACAAATTTTTAAAAAAGTTTATGTTCACTTAGTTGATACTGGTACTGTGACAATTAAAATTAATGATGTTTTAGAACAAGAAATTAATACAACTCGCCGCAACAATTTAACAAAAAATCATACTGCTCAACATATTTTATCTTATACAATTGAAAAATTTGTTAATGATGGTGAATTAACCGATTCTGTCTTAATTAAAGAAGAATCATTTTTACTAGCAATGAATAAAACCGATAATTGACTAGATGTTTTACTACAAGCTCGCGATAAAATTATTACAACCTTTATTAATCATGATATCGCGCGAATTGAACACCAAATGCCAATTGCCGAAGCTCGTGCATTGCATTTAGCGCACCCTAGTTTTGAATATGACCCAATTGTTCGGGTGGTTGAATTCCCGGCCGCAACAATTGATTTATGTGGGGGAACACATGTTAATAATTTAAATGAAATTAGTTATTTTGAAATTTGAGATTGTTGAGTTGATAAAAAGAAAGTCCGAATGGAATCATCAACAAATCAAGTGGCAACTGTTCATTACTTTAGCACTTGAGCTAACAATAAAATTATGGAACTACAACAACTCCTTGATCGAATCAAAAAAATTGATCCCCAATTTTCTTATCAATTACCAGTTTTAACAACCCCAACTACTTTTGTTGAGAAAATTGCGCTAGAAAATAAGATTAAAATAATCGAGCAAGAATTAACAGAAATTAGTAAAGAAAAAAATAAACTTCTAATCCAAAAAGTAAATGAATTAGAAATTGAACCAATTATTGAACCAATTAGCAATAACTTAAATTTAGTTAGTTTTACTGTCAATGATGAGATTTTAACCCTTGATTTAATGCGTATTAAACTTAATAAGTTTTTCCAAGATTATCAAAATAGTCTAATTTACTTTAATAACCCAGTCCTAAAATATGCTTACATATCATTTACAAAAGTTAACAGTGTTAACTTTAATTTAAACCAATATTTCCAAGCTAATAAAACGGCTTTAAATTTAACAGGTGGAGGAACACCATTCTTTTTAAACATTACTTATCAAGATAATTTGGATCATTTTATGGAAACCTTATTATTAGAAATTAAAAAAAGCTAA
- the rnjA gene encoding ribonuclease J1, whose product MNNEQMNLKNPAIQTNSDDSTDQQGKTVTMPNQEPTKVFALGGLEEIGKNTYCIEHQDELIMIDAGVKFPSSTMLGVDAVIPNYSYLKENQRKIKALFITHGHEDHIGGIPYLLREVNVPIIYAPRLAAALIRDRLKEAKLEQNTIVKEIDNMSVIKTKNFKINFFAVNHSIPDAFGVTVNSPNGRIVSTGDYKFDWTPLGHRADIERMANMGQEGVMLLMADSTNAEVEGYTQTETKIIKNIGELFVKAKGRILISTFASNVHRIQHIVEIANKYGRKILVFGRSLDRIIKIIRQMGHLKISDKAFIKANEAKNYKDSEILIICTGSQGEPMAALSRIANNQHQHISIIPGDTVIFSSSPIPGNQADVERVINKLVRAGAIVHENSPLNQIHTSGHASQEEQKLLFTLLKPKYFMPMHGDYRMLKQHGETAVSVNMKEENIFICANGDQIELLNGEAKIGKRIEAEAIYVDGKDLSGQTTAVVRDREILSKDGLIAVVISIDSQNNRLLSPPRIISRGSFYVKESGNIINESIRLTTEAINEVLKTQKPTFGALKSAIKQSLSPFIYRYKRRNPLIIPVILNKK is encoded by the coding sequence ATGAATAATGAACAAATGAATTTAAAGAATCCTGCGATACAAACTAATAGCGATGATTCAACAGACCAACAAGGGAAAACAGTTACAATGCCAAACCAAGAACCAACAAAGGTTTTTGCCTTAGGAGGATTAGAAGAAATTGGAAAAAATACTTATTGTATTGAACACCAAGATGAATTAATTATGATTGATGCTGGGGTTAAATTTCCTAGTTCAACAATGTTAGGAGTAGACGCTGTTATTCCAAATTATTCTTATTTAAAAGAAAATCAACGAAAAATTAAAGCGTTATTTATTACCCACGGTCATGAAGACCATATTGGAGGAATTCCATATTTATTACGTGAAGTTAACGTTCCAATTATTTATGCCCCCCGCTTAGCAGCAGCGTTAATTCGTGATCGTTTAAAAGAAGCAAAATTAGAACAAAATACCATTGTTAAAGAAATTGATAATATGAGTGTTATTAAAACAAAAAACTTTAAAATTAATTTCTTTGCCGTAAACCATAGTATCCCTGATGCTTTTGGAGTAACTGTTAATAGTCCTAACGGACGAATTGTTTCAACGGGTGATTATAAATTTGACTGAACACCATTAGGACACCGTGCTGATATTGAACGAATGGCAAATATGGGACAAGAAGGTGTAATGTTATTAATGGCAGATAGTACTAATGCCGAAGTTGAAGGTTATACTCAAACAGAAACAAAAATTATTAAAAATATTGGTGAATTATTTGTTAAAGCAAAAGGAAGAATTCTTATATCCACTTTTGCCTCAAATGTGCACCGAATTCAACACATTGTTGAAATTGCCAATAAATATGGTCGTAAAATCCTTGTTTTTGGACGTAGTCTAGACCGAATTATTAAAATTATTCGTCAAATGGGACATTTAAAAATTTCGGATAAAGCTTTTATTAAAGCAAATGAAGCAAAAAACTATAAAGATAGTGAAATCTTAATTATTTGTACTGGTAGTCAAGGTGAACCAATGGCTGCTTTATCACGAATTGCTAATAATCAACATCAACATATTTCAATTATTCCTGGTGATACAGTTATTTTCTCATCATCACCAATTCCAGGAAATCAAGCTGATGTGGAACGGGTAATCAATAAATTAGTACGGGCTGGAGCAATTGTTCATGAAAATAGCCCTCTAAATCAAATTCATACTTCTGGGCATGCCTCACAAGAAGAACAAAAACTATTATTTACCTTATTAAAACCAAAATATTTTATGCCAATGCATGGTGATTATCGAATGTTAAAACAACACGGAGAAACAGCTGTTAGTGTTAATATGAAAGAAGAAAATATCTTTATTTGTGCAAATGGTGATCAAATTGAATTGTTAAATGGCGAAGCAAAAATTGGAAAAAGAATTGAAGCAGAAGCAATTTATGTTGATGGAAAAGACTTATCAGGGCAAACAACAGCGGTTGTACGTGATCGCGAAATTTTATCAAAAGATGGTTTAATCGCTGTTGTTATTTCAATTGATTCACAAAACAATCGTTTATTATCTCCCCCAAGAATTATTTCGCGAGGTAGTTTCTATGTTAAAGAATCAGGGAATATTATTAATGAATCAATCCGTTTAACAACAGAAGCTATTAATGAAGTTCTTAAGACCCAAAAACCAACTTTTGGGGCTTTAAAAAGTGCGATTAAACAATCCCTATCCCCTTTCATTTACCGTTATAAACGTCGTAATCCCCTAATTATTCCTGTTATTTTAAATAAAAAGTAA
- the def gene encoding peptide deformylase codes for MLQTKKPSKAWLVFDNTPSIRQTSSPVPFPLSTEHETIMQQLIDFVRFSQDPKQNINHIVRPAVGLAAPQIGENLNMYYIRIEETDDKTGEKIVTEHAMINPKIIGKSSQLACIEEGEGCLSVDGDKEGFVPRSFRILVSGYDYLLQKEVQITARNYEAIVFQHEQEHLEGKLYYDLINKKNPWTKEKDWIIL; via the coding sequence ATGTTACAAACTAAAAAACCAAGTAAAGCGTGGTTAGTTTTTGATAATACTCCTAGTATTCGCCAAACATCAAGCCCTGTACCCTTTCCTTTATCAACTGAACATGAAACAATAATGCAACAATTAATTGACTTTGTTCGTTTTTCCCAAGATCCAAAACAAAATATTAATCATATTGTCCGTCCTGCCGTTGGCCTTGCTGCTCCGCAAATTGGGGAAAACCTAAATATGTATTATATTCGCATTGAAGAGACTGATGATAAAACTGGGGAAAAAATTGTGACTGAACACGCAATGATAAATCCAAAAATAATTGGAAAAAGTTCACAATTAGCTTGTATTGAAGAAGGTGAAGGATGTTTAAGTGTTGATGGTGACAAAGAAGGTTTTGTGCCACGTAGTTTTCGGATTTTAGTTAGTGGTTATGACTATTTACTGCAAAAAGAGGTCCAAATTACCGCCCGTAACTATGAAGCAATCGTTTTCCAACATGAGCAAGAACATCTTGAAGGAAAACTATACTATGACTTAATTAATAAAAAAAATCCTTGAACAAAAGAAAAAGATTGAATTATTTTATAA
- the rsmD gene encoding 16S rRNA (guanine(966)-N(2))-methyltransferase RsmD, with protein MQVISGKYRGYRLRTLPGMNTRPMTARVKEDMFNILNNYFIFDNKIGLDIFAGSGQLGIEGLSRGLQYCYFNDVHLGAINVIKTNLTNLKIENAHLFQQDYKLLLNSFLTQKLTIDILFLDPPFIQINYYYDIISIILKNNILNPNGIIVCEANQPLDFEQFDLNLLKLKQYQNKYLYLLRLERD; from the coding sequence ATGCAAGTAATTAGTGGAAAATATCGAGGCTATCGGTTGAGGACATTACCAGGAATGAATACAAGGCCAATGACAGCGCGTGTGAAAGAAGATATGTTTAATATTTTAAATAATTATTTTATTTTTGACAACAAAATAGGTTTAGATATTTTTGCTGGTAGTGGTCAGTTAGGAATAGAAGGGTTATCACGCGGTTTACAATATTGTTATTTTAATGATGTTCATTTGGGAGCGATTAATGTTATTAAAACAAATTTAACAAATTTAAAAATTGAGAATGCCCATCTCTTTCAACAAGACTATAAACTTTTATTAAATTCTTTTCTGACCCAAAAATTAACGATTGATATTTTATTTTTAGACCCACCATTTATTCAAATTAATTATTATTATGATATTATTTCTATAATACTAAAAAATAACATTTTAAATCCAAATGGGATAATTGTTTGTGAAGCTAATCAACCATTGGATTTTGAGCAGTTTGATTTAAATTTATTAAAATTAAAGCAGTATCAAAACAAGTATTTATATCTATTAAGGTTAGAAAGGGACTAA
- the gmk gene encoding guanylate kinase, producing the protein MNKKGFVIIFSGPSGVGKGTICQELFKHPELNLAYSVSMTTREKRVNEVEGVNYFFVDRARFQQAIANDELLEYAEFVGNYYGTPKKYCEEQTNQGKNVLLEIEVQGATQVLAKNINAVSIFLIPPSLAELESRIRGRKSEAEDVLQARLAKAADELPLQKNYDYVVVNNTVEQATNEIIAILKKEIAQR; encoded by the coding sequence GTGAATAAAAAAGGATTTGTAATTATTTTTTCCGGACCGAGTGGGGTTGGAAAAGGAACAATCTGTCAAGAATTATTTAAACATCCAGAACTGAATTTAGCTTATTCAGTTTCAATGACAACCAGAGAAAAAAGAGTGAATGAAGTAGAAGGGGTAAATTACTTTTTTGTTGATAGAGCCCGGTTTCAACAAGCAATTGCCAATGATGAATTGCTAGAATACGCTGAGTTTGTTGGAAACTATTATGGAACACCAAAAAAATATTGTGAAGAACAAACAAATCAAGGAAAAAATGTTTTATTGGAAATTGAAGTTCAAGGTGCAACACAAGTGTTAGCTAAAAACATTAATGCTGTTTCAATTTTTTTAATTCCTCCTAGTTTAGCGGAGTTAGAAAGCCGGATTCGCGGTCGGAAAAGTGAAGCCGAAGATGTTTTACAAGCGCGCTTAGCAAAGGCGGCTGATGAATTACCACTCCAAAAAAATTATGATTATGTTGTGGTCAATAATACGGTTGAACAAGCGACAAATGAAATTATTGCTATTTTAAAAAAAGAAATTGCACAACGTTAA
- the rsmB gene encoding 16S rRNA (cytosine(967)-C(5))-methyltransferase RsmB: MIKNSPRYIAFNLLREIFSHHKYSNKVLTDFFQNNSDISNRDKTLVFQIVYGTIKNKLLLEYFCKQFIIPSKTKLQYQILLWMSLYQLYFLDRVPSYAIVNEAVNIAKAVDQKVGGFINGVLKQVIKKYPDQLVLEVTDSHEKLLLENSMPPLLFIFFAKQYGVERAEKIAVDSHQTPKISLRVNTLKISVAEFIKKYAQYQLTASEISPNALIAKMPVINSDMLTMGLIYLQDEMSMKIVEVLDPQPNDIILDMCSAPGGKTTYLSQLMNNTGRIDAYDINQNRLAVVEVNSQRLGCHNIELHCLNASEIISNIEYDKILCDVPCSGFGVMKRKPEIKYQPWGPKQLANLVEIQKKLLNKAYQLLKPGGILVYSTCTFNRYENNDQIKDFLTANQDLVLLEEKQVFGDENNTDGFYYSKIQKQITT, encoded by the coding sequence ATGATTAAAAATAGTCCGCGTTATATTGCCTTTAATTTATTACGAGAAATTTTTTCTCATCATAAATACAGCAATAAGGTTTTAACGGATTTTTTTCAAAATAATAGTGATATTTCTAACCGCGATAAAACTTTAGTTTTTCAAATTGTCTATGGCACAATTAAGAATAAACTCTTACTGGAATATTTTTGTAAGCAGTTTATTATCCCATCCAAAACAAAATTACAATATCAAATCTTATTATGAATGAGTTTATATCAACTTTATTTTCTTGACCGAGTTCCAAGTTATGCAATTGTGAATGAAGCTGTTAATATTGCCAAAGCTGTTGATCAAAAAGTTGGTGGTTTTATTAATGGAGTCTTAAAACAAGTCATAAAAAAATATCCTGATCAATTAGTTCTTGAAGTAACAGATTCGCACGAAAAGTTGTTACTAGAAAATAGTATGCCACCATTATTATTTATTTTTTTTGCCAAACAATATGGTGTTGAGCGGGCGGAAAAAATTGCGGTTGATAGCCATCAAACTCCAAAAATTAGTCTACGAGTTAATACCTTAAAAATATCAGTAGCGGAATTTATTAAAAAATATGCGCAATATCAATTAACTGCTAGTGAGATTTCACCAAATGCTTTAATTGCTAAAATGCCAGTGATTAATTCTGATATGTTAACAATGGGCTTAATTTATTTACAAGATGAAATGAGTATGAAAATTGTTGAAGTTTTAGATCCTCAACCAAATGACATAATTTTAGATATGTGTAGTGCACCAGGGGGAAAAACAACCTATTTGAGTCAGCTAATGAATAATACTGGTCGTATTGATGCTTATGATATTAATCAAAACCGCTTAGCTGTTGTTGAGGTTAATAGCCAGCGTTTAGGATGTCATAATATTGAATTGCATTGTTTAAATGCAAGTGAGATAATTAGTAATATCGAATATGACAAAATTTTATGTGATGTTCCTTGTAGTGGTTTTGGGGTTATGAAACGAAAACCAGAAATTAAGTACCAACCATGAGGGCCAAAACAATTGGCAAATTTAGTGGAAATCCAAAAAAAGTTGTTGAACAAAGCTTATCAGTTATTAAAACCAGGAGGAATCCTTGTTTATTCAACTTGTACTTTTAATCGTTATGAAAATAATGATCAAATTAAAGATTTTTTAACTGCTAATCAAGACTTAGTTTTATTGGAAGAAAAACAAGTCTTTGGCGATGAGAATAACACCGATGGCTTTTATTATAGTAAAATCCAAAAACAAATTACAACATAA
- the argS gene encoding arginine--tRNA ligase gives MNTNIKIITNLLNDFLISKKIKKDIIIEKPKQGNFGHLSTNLALLLAKELGCSPREIAGEIIAYLEEHNKNYFQKIEIAGPGFINFTIANQQLWAVINDVLTKKSAFGHSAPKNYTYNLEIVSANPTGFLHVGHARNGAIGDSVARILKAAGYNVQTEYYTNDAGNQINTLAVTVFVSYLNLLGKTMPYPEESYRGEMYNDVAQLFIDEYQDRFINLTFDEHYKISDPEVHELFREKSVKIFMDIIKAQLELFRVNIEYYSSEKAIYTGGKIEETLKQYEKLGKSYHKDGALWLRTTDFGDDKDRVLIKANGDFTYITPDLAVHNERLIRSKADKLVNFWGGDHHGYIIRMLAGLQLLGYQKDVLDIDMIQMVRLIKDGAEYKMSKRKGTAVWLIDLIEEIGVDPIRYMLVSKSAQSHMDLDIGILKEHSSKNPVYYAQYASARCNSVLKQGMANNIDISDVKNFDLLVEQKELDLLNDLDLFNRCIEGAATLRQPHLVCDYLQNIARQFHSYYNEFKIINLEQIELTKQRLVFVKVVYQVLSNAFNLLGVNVIEEM, from the coding sequence ATGAATACAAATATTAAGATAATCACAAACCTATTAAATGATTTTTTAATTAGTAAGAAAATCAAGAAAGATATTATTATTGAAAAACCAAAACAGGGTAATTTTGGCCACTTATCAACTAATTTAGCATTACTATTAGCAAAAGAATTAGGATGTAGCCCTCGTGAAATTGCCGGAGAAATTATTGCTTATCTTGAAGAACACAATAAAAACTACTTTCAGAAAATTGAAATCGCTGGACCAGGATTTATCAATTTTACTATTGCAAATCAACAATTATGAGCTGTTATCAATGATGTTTTAACAAAAAAATCAGCATTTGGTCATTCAGCACCAAAAAACTATACTTATAACTTAGAAATTGTTTCAGCCAATCCAACGGGATTTTTACATGTTGGTCATGCGCGAAATGGGGCAATTGGTGATAGTGTAGCGCGAATCTTGAAAGCAGCAGGATATAATGTTCAAACAGAATATTATACTAATGATGCCGGAAATCAAATTAATACTTTAGCTGTTACAGTTTTTGTTAGTTATTTAAATTTGTTGGGAAAAACAATGCCATATCCCGAAGAATCTTATCGTGGAGAAATGTATAATGATGTTGCCCAATTATTTATTGATGAGTATCAAGATCGTTTTATTAATCTAACTTTTGATGAACATTACAAAATTAGCGATCCAGAAGTGCACGAATTATTCCGTGAAAAATCAGTCAAAATTTTTATGGATATTATTAAAGCCCAATTAGAATTATTCCGTGTTAATATTGAATATTATTCATCAGAAAAAGCAATTTATACCGGTGGTAAAATTGAAGAAACATTAAAGCAATATGAAAAATTAGGAAAAAGTTACCATAAAGATGGGGCGTTATGATTACGAACAACAGATTTTGGAGATGATAAAGATCGCGTTTTGATTAAAGCAAATGGTGATTTTACCTATATTACCCCTGATTTAGCTGTTCATAATGAACGCTTAATTCGTAGTAAAGCGGATAAATTGGTTAACTTCTGAGGGGGTGACCACCATGGTTATATTATTCGGATGTTAGCAGGTTTACAATTATTAGGTTATCAAAAAGATGTTTTAGATATTGATATGATTCAAATGGTCCGTCTAATTAAAGATGGAGCAGAATATAAAATGAGTAAGCGAAAAGGAACAGCGGTTTGATTAATTGACCTAATTGAAGAAATTGGGGTTGATCCAATTCGCTATATGTTGGTATCAAAAAGTGCCCAAAGTCATATGGATTTAGATATAGGCATTTTAAAAGAACATTCATCAAAAAACCCAGTTTATTATGCGCAATATGCTTCAGCACGTTGTAATAGTGTTTTAAAACAAGGTATGGCCAATAATATTGATATTAGTGATGTTAAAAACTTTGATTTATTAGTTGAACAAAAAGAATTAGACTTATTAAATGATCTTGATTTGTTTAATCGTTGTATTGAAGGAGCAGCAACATTACGCCAACCTCATTTAGTGTGTGACTATTTACAAAATATTGCCCGCCAATTTCATTCATATTATAATGAGTTTAAAATTATTAATCTTGAACAAATTGAATTAACAAAACAACGTTTAGTGTTTGTTAAAGTAGTATATCAAGTTCTTTCTAATGCGTTTAATTTGTTAGGTGTTAATGTTATTGAAGAAATGTAA